In Macadamia integrifolia cultivar HAES 741 chromosome 5, SCU_Mint_v3, whole genome shotgun sequence, a single window of DNA contains:
- the LOC122077792 gene encoding methionine gamma-lyase-like: protein MGEENNVLLERKQEEVMVTSSEKKPKIASDDPTRDDPTMALATARHEFGEHGGINMSIEASATFTVMEPVTMRKMFTGELGPEQGFFIYSRHFNPTVLNLSRQIAAIEGTEAAYSTASGMAAISTVLMQLCSSGGHVVASCCLYGGTHALLNHFLPRVCNVTTTFVDVRDHEMVKEAIVEGRTNVLFVESMSNPTLMVANLPELCRIAHDKGVKVVVDNTFTPMVLSPARLGADIVVHSLTKYISGGADIIAGAICGPASLVNSMMDLHQGALMLLGPTMNAKVAFELSERIPHLGLRMKEHCRRAMAYATRMKKLGLKVIYPGLEEHPGHTLFKSMANENYGFGGILCLDMETEEKANQLMSQLQNNTQFGIMAVSLGYHETLMSCSGSSTSSEMNTNEKKMAGISPGLIRMSIGYSGTLEQKWSQFEKALAGMKDCGLSRNWV, encoded by the exons ATGGGAGAAGAAAACAATGTTTTGTTGGAGAGGAAGCAAGAGGAAGTAATGGTTACTTCTTCGGAAAAGAAGCCAAAGATAGCAAGTGATGACCCAACGAGGGATGATCCAACTATGGCTCTTGCCACCGCACGGCATGAGTTTGGTGAGCATGGTGGCATCAACATGTCAATTGAAGCCTCAGCCACCTTCACAGTAATGGAGCCGGTGACCATGCGCAAAATGTTCACCGGTGAGCTTGGCCCTGAGCAAGGCTTTTTCATCTATAGCCGTCACTTCAACCCTACAGTCTTAAATCTCAGCCGTCAAATTGCAGCCATAGAAGGAACTGAGGCTGCATACAGCACAGCAAGTGGCATGGCTGCCATTTCGACGGTCCTGATGCAATTATGTAGTAGTGGAGGACACGTGGTTGCATCATGTTGTTTATATGGTGGGACACATGCGTTGTTGAACCATTTTCTTCCTAGGGTTTGTAATGTAACAACAACATTTGTGGACGTGAGAGATCATGAGATGGTGAAGGAAGCCATTGTGGAGGGAAGAACTAATGTGCTTTTTGTGGAATCGATGTCCAACCCTACCCTAATGGTTGCCAACTTGCCTGAACTGTGTAGGATAGCGCATGACAAGGGTGTGAAGGTTGTGGTGGATAACACCTTCACTCCCATGGTACTATCCCCTGCTAGGTTGGGTGCCGATATAGTAGTGCACAGTCTCACAAAGTACATTAGTGGTGGAGCTGATATTATTGCTG GTGCAATTTGTGGGCCGGCTAGCCTAGTGAATTCCATGATGGACCTTCATCAAGGGGCACTGATGCTTCTTGGTCCAACCATGAATGCTAAGGTCGCATTCGAGCTCTCGGAAAGAATTCCCCACCTAGGCCTAAGAATGAAGGAACATTGCAGGAGAGCAATGGCCTATGCTACAAGGATGAAGAAACTGGGTCTCAAGGTTATTTACCCAGGCCTTGAAGAACACCCAGGCCACACTCTTTTCAAGTCCATGGCAAATGAGAATTATGGGTTTGGTGGAATCTTATGTTTGGACATGGAGACAGAGGAAAAGGCAAACCAGTTGATGAGCCAGCTGCAAAACAACACCCAGTTTGGTATAATGGCTGTTAGCTTGGGTTACCATGAGACCCTTATGTCATGCTCTGGAAGTAGTACTAGTAGCGAAATGAATACCAATGAGAAAAAGATGGCTGGCATCTCACCGGGACTAATAAGGATGTCGATCGGATATAGTGGGACTCTTGAGCAGAAATGGAGCCAATTTGAGAAGGCACTTGCAGGAATGAAAGACTGTGGCTTATCCAGGAACTGGGTATAA